The DNA segment TCGCCGCGCGCCGCCCCGAGCTCACCACGATCGTCCTGCTCGGCCCGGTGATGAACCCGCACGAGCGCCGCATCCCCGTCGCCGCCTGGCGCTTCCTCCAGTCGAGCATCCGCGAGCCGGTGCAGGTCGCCGTCCTCGCCGCCGCGGCGTACCTGCTCTGCGGCCCGCGCTGGTTCTCGCGGGTGCTGCCCGAGATGATGCAGTACCGGATCGAGGACGTCCTGCCCCGGATCCGCGCCTCCACGCTGGTCATCCGCGGCGAGTTCGACCGCCTCGTCCCGCGGGAGTGGGCCGAGGAGGTCGCGGAGGCGATCCCGCACGCGCGCGCCTGGGAGATCCCGGACGCCTCGCACTCGGTGATGCACGCCCACGCGGAGGAGGTCGCCCGGCTCTGCGTCGAGCACGCCCGCGCGCCGCAGCCCGACCGCGACGAGGCCGAGCTGCGCCGCTTCCCGGACGACGAGATCGACCGCTCGCAGGAGGACGCCCCGATCGACGATCCGCTGGGCGCGATCCGCGGCCGGGTGACCGAGCTCGCCGGCATCCTCGTCGACGACGACTCGCTGATCGCCGAGGGCAAGACCCAGCACGCGGAGGCGACCGACCCGGCCGCCCTGCAGGAGTCCGACACCGACGCCGGAGACGGCGACTCCGGGCCCGGCCTCTTCGACACGCCCGCCGCACGCTGAGCGCGGAACCCGCTCAGGACTCCTCGCCCACGATCTCCTCGCGGATGCGCCGCAGGTCCTCGGCGAGCGCCCCCAGCAGGATCCAGTGCTCCGGGTGCGGGGTCACGATCACCAGCGGGGCGGTCAGCGCCGGCAGCTCGTCGGTGATCGGCTCCGGCTCCGGCACCGCGACCGAGGACTGCACGAGCAGCCGCAGGTCGTGCGCCGCCCGGTGCAGCTGCACCGCGATGTCCCCGATCGTCGGTTCGCCCACCAGGTCCTGGTCGTACAGGTCGTGCACCGTGCGGGTCATCCCGCGCACGCGCGTCACGATGCGGGCGAGCCGCGGAGTGACGGAGTCCAGCGCCAGCAGCCGGTCGCGGTGCGCGGAGCGCCGCGGGTTGAGCCGCAGCGACTCCTCACCGGTCGCGATCGCCTCCTCCGCCTTGGTCTGCATGGTCTGCAGCAGCCGCGCGTTGATCAGCAGCTCGCTGAGGCGCTCCCGGCCGACCTTCGTCTCGAGCACGTCGGCCAGGTCGTCGAGCGCCGCGGCGAGCTGCGCGGTCAGGTCGCCGACGGCCCGCTCCGCCGGCGCGAGCGTGATCGGCGGCACGATCAGCGCATTCACGACGATCCCGACGGCCGCGCCGATCAGCGTCTCGAGGATGCGGTCCACGGCGTAGTTCGGCGTCACCGAGCCGACCGAGAGCACGAGCATCGCGCTGATCGGGATCTGCACCGCGGAGGCGGGTGTCAGCCGGACCGCCCAGCCCACGGCGATCGCGGCGACGATCGCGCCGAGGACGATCGCGCTGTCGTCGCCGAAGAGCGTGCCGATCAGCGAGCCGACGACGACGCCGATGATCACGCCGACGCTGCGCTCGAGCGCCTTCGAGAACGACTGGTTCACGCTGGGCGCGACCACCAGCAGCGCCGCGATCGCGCCGAAGACGGGCAGCGTCCCGGGGAAGATCAGCGCGGCGATGATCCAGGTGACGACGGTCGCCGCCGCCGTCTTGACCAGCTGGAGCACCGGCGGCCGCGTGTCCACGGTGAAGCTGGACGTGAGGCGCATAGCTCCACGGTAGCCGCGGCGTGCGGGCGCGGTCACCGCTCCGGCGCCGCCTCGATGCTCGCGAGCACCGCGCGCAGCCCCCGGGCGGCGTCGTCGCGGAGCGCGTCGGGCACCGCCGCCAGCAGCTCCCGCTCCACCTCGAGCACCTCGGGGAAGGCGGCGTCGACCAGCGCGATCCCCTCGGTGGTCAGCGCGATGAGCGCGCCGCGCCCGTCCGCCGGGTTCGCGGTCCGCAGCACCAGCCCGCGGCGCTCGAGCGCGTGCAGCCGCTTCGTCACGGCCGGGGCGGAGGCGAGGCCGATCGTCCGCAGCGTCGTCGGCGACTGCGGGGCGGCGAGCCGGCGCAGCGTCGTCAGCACGTCGAACTCGCCGCGGGTCAGCTCGAAGGCGGCGAGCCGCTCCTCCGTCACCCGCACGAGCAGGGCGGAGGCGCGGATCAGGCGACCCGCGACGTCCACCGCCGAGGTGTCCAGCTCGGGCCGCAGCCGACGCCAGCCCGCACGGATCTCGTCGACGGCGTCCGGAGCCGCGCCGGGGTCCGGATGCGACGCGTCGCTCGACAGAAGATGATTCACGAGTAAAGTATATCTGGTTCACCCGTGAACGACCTCTCCGGCCGGTGCCGCTCGGATCCGCCCGCCGACCCGAGGACTCCGATGCCCGCCACCCCCTCCCTCCGCAGCGCCCTGCCGCACCCCCGTGAGCTGGTCGCCTTCGGCCCGCACGACGGCGCCCACCGCGTCGCCCTGCGCGCCGGGATCTCGATGGCGGTGCCGCTCCTCCTCCTCTGGGTCCTCGGCCGCACCGACCTCGCCCTCTACGCGACCTTCGGCGCCTTCACCGCGCTCTACGGACGCCGGCACACCCACCGCCCGCGCCTGCTGATGCAGGCCTCGGCCGCCGCCTACCTCGTGGCGATGGTGACGATCGGCACCGCCGTCGCCCTGTCGCCGCAGCGCGACTGGCTGATCATCCCGGTGGTCACCCTCGCCGCCGTCGGCGCCGCCTACCTCAGCGACGCCCTGCACTGGCACCCGCCCGGCCCGCTCTTCCCGGTGTTCGCCGTCACCGCCTGCGCCTCGGTGCCCGTCGAGGCGACACGGATCCCGGAGGCGTTCGCCCTCGCCGCCGCCTCCGCCGCCTTCTCGCTGCTCATCGGAGTGAGCGGGATCGCCGCCCCGCGCGCCCGGCTGCTGCCCGCGACGCCGTGGCGCCCCTCCTTCCGCGCCGCCGCCGTCCGCTCCACGACCCGCGCCGGGATGCTCCGCTTCGGCGCCGTCGTGCTGATCGCCGGCGCGATCCCCACCGCGACCGGCCTCGGCCACCCCTACTGGGCGATGGTCTCCGCCGTCGCGGCGGTCTCGGGCGCCGACGCGACCGCCCGCCTCGTCCGCGCCGGCCACCGGATGCTCGGCACCGTGATCGGCGTCGCGATCGCCGCCGCACTGCTCGCCCTGCCGCTGTCCCCGCTGGTCACGATCGGCGTCGTCGTGCTGCTGCAGATGCTCGCCGAGCTCGTCGTCGGCCGCAACTACGGCCTGACCCTCGCCCTGATCACCCCGCTCGCGATCCTGATGGTCGAGCTCGCCCACCACACCGACGAGTTCGTCCTCCTGCGCGACCGCGCCCTCGAGACCGCGATCGGCGTCGCCGTCGGCGTGGCCGCCACCCTCCTGTCCCACGCGATCGCCACCCGCACCACCCGCCCGACACCCGAAGGCTGAACGCCGGACAGCGGACAGCAGACAGCAGAGGGCGTCCATGCTGATCGAGTAGCCCGCGCAGCGGGCGTCCATGCTGATCGAGTAGCCCGCGCAGCGGGCGTATCGAGATCCACCCCCGCCGAGAGTCGAGTCCGCAGACCCGTCCTGCTGAGGACGGTGGGTCTCGATACGCCCCTCCGGGGCTACTCGACCAGCATGACGGCCCCCTCCAGGACTACTCGACCAGCATGACGGTCCCCTCCGGGGCTACTCGACCAGCATGACGGGCCCCTCCGGACTACTGCACTCTCCCTCACCCGGGCACGACGGAACCCCCGGTCGGCTCGCGCTGACCGGGGGTTCGACGGCGGGGGTCGGCGGGCGCCGGACCCGATGGGCCCGCCCGCCCCCGCACGAGGCGCGGAGTCGCGCGGCGGTTTCCCCCCACCGCGCGACCCTCACGCCTCAGCTAGGCGACGAAGCTCCACTTCTGGTGGTTGCCTCCGTTGCAGGACCAGGTCCCGAGCTGACGACCCGCGGTCGTGCTCTCGTCGGGCACGTCGAGGCAGGCGCCGCTCGCGCGGTTGACGATCGTCTGACCGCTCACCTGCCACTGCGCCGTCGATCCGGACGTGCAGGGCGCCTGCACCAGCGCGCCGCCGGAGCCCGAGGACCCGGACTGCGCGAGGCAGAGCCCGCTGTGCTGCGTCTGGAACTGCACGTAGCCGCCGGCCGATGCCCGGGCGAACACGGCGTTCGACCCGTTGCCGCAGGTCCACTGGACCACCTTCGAGCCGGTCGCGGTCGAGTCGTCCGCGACGTTCACGCACAGTCCGCTCGACGCCGACTTGATCGTCGATCGCGGCAGCGCCGGGGCGGCGTTCACCGTTCCCGCCGCGGTGTCGATGACGACCCCGTCCACCTCCGGCATGGCGACCGAGGTGTTCGACGGGAACTGCAGCGGCTGCCAGACGTAGCTGGAGTCGTTGACCGCTCCGTTGTTGGCGCCCGCCCAGCGGTCGCCCATGTAGAGGTAGGACGTGCCGGCGCTGCCGCTGATGGTCGCGACGTAGGTCGGCTGCGAGCGGTTGCCGGTCGGCCCGCCGAAGTCGGTCGGCGTCGACCACGGCCCGGTGATCTTCGTGGCCGTGGAGTACTTGTTCTGGTTCGGGCTCCAGCCGGTGGTCCCGGACGAGAGCGCGAAGTAGACGCCGTTGCGCTTGAAGATGGTCGGCGCCTCACGGGACTGGTTCTCCCAGTGCAGGCCCTGGAACGACTCGACGTTCGTGTACGACGCGTTGAGCTTGAAGATCGCCGTCGACGCGTTCGTCGTGGGGATGGCCGTCGACGAGAAGAGGTACGCCGAGCCGTCGTCGTCCTGGTACACCGTCATGTCGCGCGACTCGTAGCCCTGCGGCCGGAAGCTGCCCTGGTAGGCGTAGGAGCCGTCGACCGTGCTCGAGGTGGCGACCGCGACGCGGCCCTGCGTGTAGTCCCGTCCGTTCTCCCAGTGCATCCAGAGCACGTACTTCTGCGTCGCCGCGTTGTAGACCAGCTTCGGCCGCTCGATCGTCGAGACGTTCAGGTCCGGCGAGGAGTTCCTGGTGAGGATGTCGCCGCGGAACTCCCAGTTCTTGAAGTCGGTGGAGCGGTAGAGCGGGACCGAGATGAACCGGTTGTCCGCGTCGGTGCTCTGACCGACCCAGTAGTAGTACTGCCCCACCTTGAGCAGCCCGGCGCCGTGCCCGTGGATCGGCTGGCCCTGGGTGGTGAGGAACTGCGTGCCGTTCGTGACGGTCTGCGGCGCCGCCGTCGCGGGCGCCAGGCCCGTGACCGCGACCAGCGCCGCCGTGGCGAGCGCCATGAGCGCCAGCCTGATCCGTCCTCTTCGTTTCGTCATTGAAACTCTCCTTCTAGTTGAGGGTCATCGAGGGGACGACCCACGTGGTGGTCGACATCGCCGGAGCGGATGCCGTGAATCGGTTGCCGGCGAGCGCGGCCGGGGGCAGCGCCGCCAGGTCCTCGGACGCGCCGGTGCGCACCCCCGAGGCGGTCGCGGTGGCGGGAGCGAAGCGGGTGAGGTCGTAGGTGACCGTCGCCGGCGTCGAGGTGGTGTTCACCGTGACGAGGACGACGCGCCGGCCGGCCTCGTCGTGGAAGGCGACGGTGTCGTTGTCGCTCACGCCGATCACCCGGTAGCCGCGGCGGACGTAGCGGCTCCACTGCGCCATCGCCCAGAACTTCTTGTTCCGGGTGTAGCTCGAGAGATCCGCGGAGGCGTTGTTGAGGTCGGTGTCGAGCATCCCCCAGCCGCCGGAGTCGACCGCCTGCCAGTAGGCGAACGCACTCGCGCCGAGCCACTTCACGTCCCAGAGGATGTTCTGCGAGAGCGTCGATCCGCTCGCGTCGCCGTTGCCGTGCTCGGAGTCCCAGATCCGCGTGCCGCGCGCGGCGGTCTTGAAGCCGGTCCGGTCGGAGCCCTCGTAGCTGTGCACGTTGTACTGGCCGACGAGGGCGCGGGTCTGCGCGGACCAGCTGTTCACCGTGTCGCGGCCGACATCGATGCTCGTCTCCTCCGACGCCGCGATCCGCGTCGGCGAGCCCTGCCGCGCCAGCTCGTCCGCCAGGGCCTTGAGCATGATCGCCTGGTTCGCCGGGTACATCCGGTTGCCCTCCTGGCGGTTGCCGAAGGTCCAGTAGGCGGCGCTCGGCTCGTTCACCGGCGACAGGGTGCGGAAGGCCACGCCCCAGGTCGTGCGGAAGCGCTCGTTGACCGTCACGAGGTAGCGGGCGAAGGCCTCGTAGCTGTCGGGGCGCAGGTTCTCGGCGGCGTTCCTGCCCCCGGTGACGCTGCCCGAGATCGTCATCCACCAGGGCGGCGAGTTGGCGAAGGACTCGGCGAGGAACTCGCTGGCCGGGATCCGCGACTTGGCGGCCTGGAGGAACCAGCGCTGATTCGGGTCGGCCGACCAGTCGTAGGCCGCCGAGGCGGACGCGAGGTAGCCGGGGATGCGGGCGCGGAGGTCCATGTGCCCGGGGTAGGCCGGGTTCTCGCCGCCGCCGATGTTGTAGCGGACGATGTTCAGCCCCAGACCCTTGTCGCGGTCGAAGAGCAGATCGGCGTAGGTGTCGCGCACCGCCTGCGTGCCGCCGATCCGGTGCGCGAACCAGCAGAGCGCCGTGCCGAAGCCCTCCCACACCGGTCCGCGCTGCGCCGGGTCGACGACCGCCGTCCCGGTGGCGGCGTGCGCGGGTGCGGCGCCCGGCCCGGCGACCGCCGTGACCGCGCCCGTGAGCGCCGCCGTGCCCGCGAGGGCGAGAAGCCCTCTCCTGTCCATCGTCATGGGTACCTCCTCGTACCTGTGGTGCTCGTGCCGCGGCGCTCGATGGGCGTCTCCACTGCACGGATGTCCACGTCAACATCACTCCGGTGAACGTAGCATGGCAGCGCAACCATCTCCAGCCCGACGAACGCCACGATGGTCAGGAGCCTCGGACGGGGGTCACCCACGTCCGCAGACGACTCGTCGTCCCCGAGTGCCAGGCGCGACATCCCCGGGAACGACAGAACCCCCGGTCGGCTCTCGCTGACTCGGGGGTTCTGACTGGCGGTACCGGTGGGATTTGAACCCACGGTGGACGCAAGCCCACACATGTTTTCGAGACATGCTCCTTCGGCCGCTCGGACACGGTACCGAGGACGAGTGTACGCGAGGCTCCGGAATCCCGCCAATCGGCGCGGGAACCGCGGCCGAGCGCGGGCGTGCGGCCGGCGCCGAGGCGTCAGGCGGGCTCGGGCAGGAGGAAGGCGAGCACGCGCTCCCACTCGGAGACGGCGAGCAGGTGGCCTCGGCCGGGCACGACCTCGAGGCGCGAGTCCGGCAGGCGGGCGGCGTACCACTCGCCGTGCTGGCGGCCGACGGTCGCGTCCTCGCCGCCGTAGAGGAGCAGCGCCGGGGCGTCGACCGTCTCGACCGCGAAGCCCCACTCCTGGAGGGTGTAGCCGACGATGTCCGCGGCCTGGCCGAGGTTGCCCTGCGCGACGGCGCGCTCGAGCATCGCCAGGAGCCGCTCGCGGACACCCGGCGCCCCGAGCACGTCCTCGTCGGCGGCGTCCCCTCCGAGCACGCCGAGCAGCGACTCGGGGGCAGGTGACGGGCCGAACGCCGTGTCGAGCGCGGCGGCGAGGGAGCGGACCGCCTCGTCCACCGGCAGCTCGCGCAGCTGCTCGAGCATCGCCCGGTTCTGCTCGCCGACCCACGGCACGGCGTCGTCCGGCGCGGGAGTGCCGAGGACGGCGACGCGCCCGACCAGGCCCGGGTAGTTGGCCGAGAGGGCGAAGGCGACGCGGCCGCCCGCCGACCAGCCGGCCGCGGTGACCGAGGCGATGCCCACGGTGGCGAGGTACTCGGCGATGTCGGCGGCGGCCTGCTCCGGGCTCGCGCCGGCACCGGCGCCGGCGGGATCGACGTCGGTCAGCAGCTCCGAGGCACCGTAGCCGGGGCGGTCGAACGAGAGCAGCCGCACGCCGTGGCGGGCGGTGGCCGCGGGGTCGGGGTCGAGACCGGCGGCGCCGGGTGCGGGGTGCGCGAGCACGACGACGTGCTCGGCGTCCTCCGGGCCGGACCAGGCGACTCCGAGCGCGCGGCCGGACTTGAGCGTGTGCACCGTCGAGGTCATGGGCCCAGTCTCCCGCAGACGACCGACACCGCCCGCGCGCCGCTCTGGTGCCGCCGGGACTCCTCCCCACCGGGACGTCTGCCCGGGTGTCCACAGTCCGGGCGCGGCGCGTCCCGGTGTCGGCGGTGCCCGCTATCGTCGAAGACACGTTCGAAGGAGCGCTCCGATGTCGGAGGCCGGCCGTAGCGTCGCCGGTGCTCCCTCGCTCCACCACTGCCCCGCACTCCCCCTCTGCCCCGCACTCCCCCGGCCCGGAAGGACCCCATGGCCTCCTCGAAGACGCGCACCGCCGCCTACCGCTGCTCCGAGTGCGGCTGGACGACCGCGAAGTGGGTCGGCCGCTGCGGCGAGTGCCAGCAGTGGGGCTCCGTGATCGAGAGCACCGAGCGCACCGGCCTCGTCCGCGCGGTCGCCGCCGTCGCCCCCACCGCGGCGCGGCTCGCCAAGCCGATCACCCAGATCGAGACAACCTCCGCCGCGCACCGGCCCACCGGCGTCGGCGAGCTCGACCGAGTGCTCGGCGGCGGCATCGTCAACGGGGCCGTCGTCCTCCTCTCCGGGGAGCCGGGCGTCGGCAAGTCGACGCTGCTGCTCGAGGTCGCCTCGCGCGCCGCCGCCGAAGGCCAGCGCGTCCTCTACGTCAGCGCGGAGGAGTCCGCCGCCCAGGTCCGCATGCGCGCCGAGCGCACCGGCGCCATGCACGACAGCCTCTTCCTCGCCGCAGAGACCGACCTCGCCACCGTCCTCGGCCAGATCGACGAGGTCCGTCCGGACCTCCTGATCGTCGACTCGGTGCAGACCGTCGCGAGCGACACGGTGGACGGTCTGCCCGGCGGTCCGAGCCAGGTCCGCGAGGTCGCCGCGACGCTGATCCGGGTCTGCAAGGAGCGCGCGCTCCCCCTCGTCCTCGTCGGCCACGTCACCAAGGACGGCTCGATCGCCGGCCCGCGCCTGCTCGAGCACCTCGTCGACGTCGTCTGCCACTTCGAGGGCGACCGCCAGACGGCGCTGCGCTTCGTCCGCTCGCTCAAGAACCGCTTCGGCCCCACCGACGAGGTCGGCTGCTTCGAGATGACCGCGGAGGGCATCGCCGAGATCCCCGACCCCAGCGGCCTCTTCCTCAGCCGCACCCGCTTCCCCACCCCG comes from the Rathayibacter festucae DSM 15932 genome and includes:
- a CDS encoding alpha/beta fold hydrolase; its protein translation is MPYPGRPLRALASSVRHGLRDVFSTTRSRRRDPRRRYKNTDVSVLRVHRRDVYARVNTVGHTGERTFVLVPGIGVAATYFERLAPALNEFGPVHALDLPGFGGVPHPPNARHMTIGDYAELVGAVIDDLGLDDPVVLGHSMGTQVVAELAARRPELTTIVLLGPVMNPHERRIPVAAWRFLQSSIREPVQVAVLAAAAYLLCGPRWFSRVLPEMMQYRIEDVLPRIRASTLVIRGEFDRLVPREWAEEVAEAIPHARAWEIPDASHSVMHAHAEEVARLCVEHARAPQPDRDEAELRRFPDDEIDRSQEDAPIDDPLGAIRGRVTELAGILVDDDSLIAEGKTQHAEATDPAALQESDTDAGDGDSGPGLFDTPAAR
- a CDS encoding FUSC family protein; this encodes MRLTSSFTVDTRPPVLQLVKTAAATVVTWIIAALIFPGTLPVFGAIAALLVVAPSVNQSFSKALERSVGVIIGVVVGSLIGTLFGDDSAIVLGAIVAAIAVGWAVRLTPASAVQIPISAMLVLSVGSVTPNYAVDRILETLIGAAVGIVVNALIVPPITLAPAERAVGDLTAQLAAALDDLADVLETKVGRERLSELLINARLLQTMQTKAEEAIATGEESLRLNPRRSAHRDRLLALDSVTPRLARIVTRVRGMTRTVHDLYDQDLVGEPTIGDIAVQLHRAAHDLRLLVQSSVAVPEPEPITDELPALTAPLVIVTPHPEHWILLGALAEDLRRIREEIVGEES
- a CDS encoding MarR family winged helix-turn-helix transcriptional regulator — translated: MNHLLSSDASHPDPGAAPDAVDEIRAGWRRLRPELDTSAVDVAGRLIRASALLVRVTEERLAAFELTRGEFDVLTTLRRLAAPQSPTTLRTIGLASAPAVTKRLHALERRGLVLRTANPADGRGALIALTTEGIALVDAAFPEVLEVERELLAAVPDALRDDAARGLRAVLASIEAAPER
- a CDS encoding FUSC family protein; this translates as MPATPSLRSALPHPRELVAFGPHDGAHRVALRAGISMAVPLLLLWVLGRTDLALYATFGAFTALYGRRHTHRPRLLMQASAAAYLVAMVTIGTAVALSPQRDWLIIPVVTLAAVGAAYLSDALHWHPPGPLFPVFAVTACASVPVEATRIPEAFALAAASAAFSLLIGVSGIAAPRARLLPATPWRPSFRAAAVRSTTRAGMLRFGAVVLIAGAIPTATGLGHPYWAMVSAVAAVSGADATARLVRAGHRMLGTVIGVAIAAALLALPLSPLVTIGVVVLLQMLAELVVGRNYGLTLALITPLAILMVELAHHTDEFVLLRDRALETAIGVAVGVAATLLSHAIATRTTRPTPEG
- a CDS encoding RICIN domain-containing protein; this translates as MTKRRGRIRLALMALATAALVAVTGLAPATAAPQTVTNGTQFLTTQGQPIHGHGAGLLKVGQYYYWVGQSTDADNRFISVPLYRSTDFKNWEFRGDILTRNSSPDLNVSTIERPKLVYNAATQKYVLWMHWENGRDYTQGRVAVATSSTVDGSYAYQGSFRPQGYESRDMTVYQDDDGSAYLFSSTAIPTTNASTAIFKLNASYTNVESFQGLHWENQSREAPTIFKRNGVYFALSSGTTGWSPNQNKYSTATKITGPWSTPTDFGGPTGNRSQPTYVATISGSAGTSYLYMGDRWAGANNGAVNDSSYVWQPLQFPSNTSVAMPEVDGVVIDTAAGTVNAAPALPRSTIKSASSGLCVNVADDSTATGSKVVQWTCGNGSNAVFARASAGGYVQFQTQHSGLCLAQSGSSGSGGALVQAPCTSGSTAQWQVSGQTIVNRASGACLDVPDESTTAGRQLGTWSCNGGNHQKWSFVA
- a CDS encoding glycoside hydrolase; protein product: MTMDRRGLLALAGTAALTGAVTAVAGPGAAPAHAATGTAVVDPAQRGPVWEGFGTALCWFAHRIGGTQAVRDTYADLLFDRDKGLGLNIVRYNIGGGENPAYPGHMDLRARIPGYLASASAAYDWSADPNQRWFLQAAKSRIPASEFLAESFANSPPWWMTISGSVTGGRNAAENLRPDSYEAFARYLVTVNERFRTTWGVAFRTLSPVNEPSAAYWTFGNRQEGNRMYPANQAIMLKALADELARQGSPTRIAASEETSIDVGRDTVNSWSAQTRALVGQYNVHSYEGSDRTGFKTAARGTRIWDSEHGNGDASGSTLSQNILWDVKWLGASAFAYWQAVDSGGWGMLDTDLNNASADLSSYTRNKKFWAMAQWSRYVRRGYRVIGVSDNDTVAFHDEAGRRVVLVTVNTTSTPATVTYDLTRFAPATATASGVRTGASEDLAALPPAALAGNRFTASAPAMSTTTWVVPSMTLN
- a CDS encoding alpha/beta fold hydrolase, with amino-acid sequence MTSTVHTLKSGRALGVAWSGPEDAEHVVVLAHPAPGAAGLDPDPAATARHGVRLLSFDRPGYGASELLTDVDPAGAGAGASPEQAAADIAEYLATVGIASVTAAGWSAGGRVAFALSANYPGLVGRVAVLGTPAPDDAVPWVGEQNRAMLEQLRELPVDEAVRSLAAALDTAFGPSPAPESLLGVLGGDAADEDVLGAPGVRERLLAMLERAVAQGNLGQAADIVGYTLQEWGFAVETVDAPALLLYGGEDATVGRQHGEWYAARLPDSRLEVVPGRGHLLAVSEWERVLAFLLPEPA
- the radA gene encoding DNA repair protein RadA; amino-acid sequence: MASSKTRTAAYRCSECGWTTAKWVGRCGECQQWGSVIESTERTGLVRAVAAVAPTAARLAKPITQIETTSAAHRPTGVGELDRVLGGGIVNGAVVLLSGEPGVGKSTLLLEVASRAAAEGQRVLYVSAEESAAQVRMRAERTGAMHDSLFLAAETDLATVLGQIDEVRPDLLIVDSVQTVASDTVDGLPGGPSQVREVAATLIRVCKERALPLVLVGHVTKDGSIAGPRLLEHLVDVVCHFEGDRQTALRFVRSLKNRFGPTDEVGCFEMTAEGIAEIPDPSGLFLSRTRFPTPGICVTVAMEGRRALPVEIQALVIANDGDHPRRVTNGVDASRVAMILAVLERQAGIPLRRCDVYVSTVGGVKLMEPAADLAIAVAIASAHAYTPLRPGIAAFGEISLSGDIRPASGAKQRANEATRLGHPSHLDSSAFTLSSAITHALVPVPTRIPVG